The sequence CAAGTGCATCCGACATGCATGCGCCGGTACACACAGCCGCATCTGccacacacagcagcagcaaaaaaaaaagagaaaagacAAGCGTGAAGAATCACGACCCCATACACAGAGATCGACACGCCGGCGAGCCTTGGCAGAACGTCGGGGGACCGGGAGGGGAGGCATGGACGTGAGAGAAtagcaaaaagaaaacacgcAAAAGCCAACACACAAGGAACAATACACAAAACTACAAGGAAAGCTACTAGAGCTACATGAGAGGATGACACCTGCGCTAATGGGGCGGCGAAGGAGATACATACACAACCGAAAACCATAAACagaccaacacacacacacccacacacacacacacacagcgcccTTGCTGCCCTTCACATGAAAACACGTGTTCCACACAAGCCGAACGTTCCTGCCGCTTGGCGCTGGGCATTGCGCTCACGGTGTCGCTACGCCGCCACcttcgcctgctgctccttgcGCGCCAGCACGAGGCTGTTCTCGTGTACGCGCTTGTCCAGGTACAGCTCCTTGAACAGCACCGCGAACAGCACGCAGTAGCTGCCATACATCAGCATGCCCATGCGCATACATGTTGGGTCGCTGTCACAGCCCCAGAACCGGTCAGACATGTCGAACGCGGGCACctgcgacgccagcgcgccaGTCGTCACGACGCTCTTCGCGTTGCAGTACGCGTGGTAGGCGTTGCTGAGCACCACCTCGAAGAGCTTGAAGAAGAGCGTGTTGCTGTACTCGGGGCCCAGCCAGTACTGGAAGTACGTGTACACGGTGATGTACATGCCAATGAAcatctgcagcacctgcagcagcgtgatCACCGGCGCGAAGGGGCGAATCGACTTGCGCAGCCCCATCATGACGAGGAAGTAGTAGAAGTACATGAAGGAGTGCACGAAGTAGTTCATGGCGCAGAAGACGATGccgctcggcattggcatGTACGACGACAGCCACACGtagatggcggtggcgatgtgGTGGTACCAGTGCAGAAAGGAGACGggcttgcgctgcagcacgaggaAGAGCGTGTCGAGCAGCTCGGGTGTCTTGAGGTACATGAACATGGCCACACTAAAGCCAGCGGAGCCGTCGTAGAGTGACGTTATCTCTTTCGCCACCTCCGGCGTTGAGCGCACCCACTTCACCGGCAGATGACGCTGCTCGATGAGCATCTTctggtgtgcgtgcacgtggaTGGCGCGCAGCGTGATGATGTCGTTGGCGCCACTGGTGGCGAGCAGCTCGCACACGGAGTTGTGGAAGGTGCGCACCGAGAAAACATCTCTGATGTGCCCATAAATGCAGAAAACACCGTAGGTGGAGACGACC comes from Leishmania infantum JPCM5 genome chromosome 14 and encodes:
- a CDS encoding beta-ketoacyl-CoA synthase, which encodes METLRAAWDWINYRPRRFSAENGRNFLDSYPDYPAYATVLYLLAVFYLPDLLARRQISLPIKHIVAAWNLFLSVVSTYGVFCIYGHIRDVFSVRTFHNSVCELLATSGANDIITLRAIHVHAHQKMLIEQRHLPVKWVRSTPEVAKEITSLYDGSAGFSVAMFMYLKTPELLDTLFLVLQRKPVSFLHWYHHIATAIYVWLSSYMPMPSGIVFCAMNYFVHSFMYFYYFLVMMGLRKSIRPFAPVITLLQVLQMFIGMYITVYTYFQYWLGPEYSNTLFFKLFEVVLSNAYHAYCNAKSVVTTGALASQVPAFDMSDRFWGCDSDPTCMRMGMLMYGSYCVLFAVLFKELYLDKRVHENSLVLARKEQQAKVAA